A region from the Francisella orientalis FNO12 genome encodes:
- a CDS encoding cysteine desulfurase family protein, with protein sequence MSLIYLDYAATTPLSQNVKKTMLKSISDDSDFFNSGSSTYEQGLLVRDKIEQARVSIADSLSVLPREIIFTSGATESNNLAIKGVARAYQNKGKHIVTSKVEHKAVLDVCKFLEAKGFEVTYLDVDGFGQIDLEQLKKAIKQETILVSLMAVNNELGTLNNLREIGKLTKQRGIVFHVDAAQGYGKIDIDTNDMNIDLLSVSGHKIYAPKGVGFLYVRSKRPKIKLEKQIHGGAQEFNLRAGTLANYQIFALAEAVKEMFANRQNNLQYIKDLRDAFLNVIREVNNIKINTKLDNSYPGILSITFVGVKGEALLAMLDGICTSMGSACNSQAVEPSHVLVAIGLSADQAESTIRVSFGLHTSREQVVLAAKRLTGKVKLLRAISPQGEENV encoded by the coding sequence ATGAGTCTTATTTATCTAGATTATGCAGCGACTACTCCACTTAGTCAAAATGTCAAAAAAACAATGCTAAAGTCGATTAGTGATGACTCTGATTTTTTTAATTCTGGATCATCAACTTATGAGCAGGGTTTATTAGTTCGAGATAAAATTGAGCAAGCAAGGGTATCTATAGCAGATAGTTTGTCTGTTTTGCCTAGAGAGATTATTTTTACGTCAGGGGCTACTGAGTCAAATAATCTTGCAATAAAAGGAGTTGCTCGCGCTTATCAAAATAAAGGTAAGCATATAGTTACATCAAAAGTTGAACATAAAGCGGTACTTGATGTTTGTAAGTTTTTAGAGGCCAAAGGATTTGAAGTTACATACTTAGATGTAGATGGATTTGGACAGATTGATTTAGAGCAACTTAAAAAAGCTATTAAACAAGAGACTATACTTGTAAGCTTAATGGCTGTGAATAATGAACTAGGAACCTTAAATAATCTCCGTGAGATCGGCAAGCTAACTAAGCAAAGAGGTATAGTTTTTCATGTTGATGCTGCTCAAGGATATGGCAAGATTGATATTGATACAAATGATATGAATATTGATTTGTTATCGGTATCTGGACATAAAATTTATGCTCCAAAAGGTGTGGGATTTTTATATGTGAGATCTAAAAGGCCGAAGATTAAACTAGAAAAACAGATACATGGTGGGGCGCAGGAATTTAATCTAAGAGCAGGAACATTAGCAAATTATCAGATATTTGCATTAGCTGAGGCTGTAAAAGAGATGTTTGCTAATAGACAGAATAATCTACAGTACATAAAGGATTTGCGAGATGCTTTTTTGAACGTTATTAGAGAAGTTAATAATATAAAGATAAATACAAAGCTAGATAATAGCTATCCTGGGATTTTGAGTATTACTTTTGTAGGTGTAAAAGGTGAAGCTTTGTTAGCAATGTTAGATGGCATTTGTACGTCTATGGGTTCTGCATGTAATTCTCAAGCTGTTGAACCATCTCATGTTTTAGTTGCTATCGGTCTGAGTGCTGATCAGGCAGAATCTACAATTAGAGTTTCATTTGGTTTGCATACTTCAAGAGAGCAGGTTGTATTAGCAGCTAAAAGACTAACAGGAAAAGTTAAGCTTTTGAGAGCTATATCTCCACAAGGAGAGGAAAATGTATAA
- a CDS encoding thymidylate synthase: MREYLNFLKYIKDNGTEKGDRTGTGTRSIFGYQMRFDLQEGFPLVTTKKIHIPSVIHELLWFLSGSTNVKYLNDNKVRIWNEWATEDGELGPIYGKQWRNFNDEGVDQIAEVIQLLKTNPNSRRILVSAWNPCVVPSEKISPQENVLQGNSALPPCHAMFQFYVAENKLSCMLNQRSADAFLGVPFNIASYSLLTHMIAQQCDLDVGEFIWSGGDCHIYNNHIEQVNEQLSREPLDLPTLKFLKKPSSIFDYKYEDFEFENHKYHPAIKAKISI, from the coding sequence ATGCGAGAATATCTAAACTTTCTAAAATATATCAAAGACAATGGGACTGAAAAAGGTGATAGAACAGGCACTGGTACAAGAAGTATTTTTGGCTATCAAATGCGCTTTGATTTACAGGAAGGTTTTCCACTAGTTACCACAAAAAAAATTCATATCCCAAGTGTGATTCACGAACTATTATGGTTTTTAAGTGGGAGCACAAATGTAAAATATCTAAATGATAACAAAGTCAGAATTTGGAACGAATGGGCTACAGAAGATGGTGAGCTTGGACCTATATATGGTAAGCAATGGCGTAACTTCAATGACGAAGGTGTAGATCAAATTGCTGAAGTAATTCAATTACTAAAGACCAACCCAAATTCTCGTAGAATATTGGTATCAGCGTGGAACCCTTGTGTAGTTCCATCAGAAAAAATCTCTCCACAAGAAAATGTTCTACAAGGTAACTCTGCTCTACCTCCATGTCATGCCATGTTCCAATTTTATGTTGCTGAAAACAAATTATCGTGCATGCTTAATCAACGAAGTGCGGATGCTTTCCTAGGTGTTCCATTTAACATTGCAAGCTACTCTTTACTAACGCACATGATTGCTCAGCAATGTGACCTTGATGTTGGTGAATTTATTTGGTCTGGTGGTGATTGTCATATTTATAACAATCATATAGAGCAAGTTAATGAACAGCTTAGTAGAGAGCCTTTAGACTTACCAACACTTAAATTTTTAAAAAAACCAAGTTCTATATTTGATTACAAATATGAAGACTTTGAATTTGAAAATCATAAATATCACCCAGCTATAAAAGCAAAAATTTCTATATAA
- the lgt gene encoding prolipoprotein diacylglyceryl transferase produces MLHYPQIDPVALHLGPIKVHWYGLMYLFGIFAGWYLLRYRAKVKSWAPIKPEQAGDLTFYIALGVILGGRIGYIIFYNLPYYFHNPLQMFFLWDGGMSFHGGFIGVLVAFALYARKLGVNFFDLGEFVAPVVPIGLGAGRIGNFINGELWGKVTNSPIGMIFPTGGPLPRYPSQLFEFFLEGVVLFTVLWLVSIKKRPRYLILGLFMFLYGSARFICEFFRQPDPQYGYIFFNWMTMGQILSIPMIVLGAIILIMVFIKTRKNKCENI; encoded by the coding sequence ATGTTACACTATCCTCAAATTGATCCAGTTGCTCTACATCTAGGGCCAATAAAAGTCCACTGGTATGGCTTAATGTATTTATTTGGTATTTTTGCTGGCTGGTATTTATTAAGATATCGAGCAAAAGTTAAATCATGGGCTCCAATCAAACCTGAACAAGCTGGCGATTTAACCTTTTATATTGCATTAGGTGTTATATTAGGCGGTAGAATTGGCTATATAATCTTTTACAATCTACCTTACTATTTTCATAATCCGCTACAAATGTTTTTCTTATGGGATGGTGGTATGTCATTCCATGGAGGATTTATTGGCGTTTTAGTAGCATTTGCATTATATGCACGCAAACTTGGAGTCAACTTCTTTGACCTTGGTGAATTTGTAGCTCCAGTTGTGCCCATAGGCTTAGGTGCTGGTAGAATTGGTAACTTCATAAACGGCGAACTATGGGGGAAGGTCACAAATTCTCCAATAGGGATGATTTTTCCTACAGGAGGACCATTACCTAGATACCCTTCTCAACTGTTTGAATTCTTTTTAGAGGGAGTTGTATTATTTACAGTCTTATGGCTAGTTAGTATCAAAAAAAGACCACGTTACTTAATATTAGGGTTATTTATGTTCTTATATGGTAGTGCTAGATTTATCTGCGAGTTTTTCAGACAGCCAGACCCTCAATATGGTTATATATTCTTTAACTGGATGACTATGGGACAGATACTATCTATTCCTATGATCGTGTTAGGGGCAATAATTCTTATCATGGTGTTTATAAAAACAAGGAAGAATAAATGCGAGAATATCTAA
- a CDS encoding Rne/Rng family ribonuclease, with translation MKKILINSKSSEETRIATLDNGKLIDLDIENVDREQKKANIYKGYISRIEPSLNAIFVNYGEEKNGFLPFKEVSEYYLKDVPNGENIAHLLSEGQELIVQIDKEERGDKGAALTTFITLAGSYMVLLPNNADGGGISRRVEGEDRERLKKYLKDLNIPKNMSVIARTACVECSFEELKHDFDTLVELWDSIFKAYHRIKKPALLHKESDIIVRTVRDHLKEDVKEIIVDSKECFEDVKRQLGLLRQSFDINKVKLYNEELPIFAQFGIDQQIENAYKRKIRLPSGGSIVIDTTEALVAIDVNSSRANKAEDVETTAFKTNLEAAEEVARQLRIRDLGGLIIVDFIDMAFYPNRKQVEEKLMEALQQDRARIQMSRISKLGLVEISRQRLSSSINESVMQKCPRCDGHGFIKTTQATALTILRKIRAEAIKEDTNEIRVQVPVDIAAYILNEKRDSIVEIERISEVKVMLIPNFNMESPKFQMQRIWGTGYKSNRTSSDLIEDVFNVEIPKAGKKKIAAVELTKPTSNDQNLDAKEDKPQENKIIDANTTQDNKRESNTKQESKKKGFFSKLLTKLTGSTEDIAAENEKPQNKQNYNKDNAQKPQKSQDKGPQKGNNQRDDRKGNNNNNDRNDNKNNNKGQKPPVQKSQDNREERDNGQRNDRRNNDNRNDRNKNKSGNDKFDKKSNNRNNSRSNNLNLNNAEEVVDITQLKYQNQIAEKTDNIKKVISKNPEEFVSLMVKDVLENYDSLKDDGATKVATQEKAKTNKYLKFDTVSVDKEINILKEAARQAEETAKLENIEAESNSTHEEIKETIEIVDEAVVKEQQPKKAKLDKDDKASKQNNAKKDKAKTVKNNKKEKTVEKVTKQNQPELEYISYSAALDFESQSII, from the coding sequence ATGAAAAAAATACTAATAAATAGTAAAAGTAGTGAAGAAACAAGAATTGCTACTTTAGATAACGGAAAACTTATTGACTTAGATATCGAGAATGTTGATAGAGAACAAAAAAAAGCTAATATTTATAAAGGCTACATTTCTAGAATCGAACCTAGTTTAAATGCGATATTTGTCAATTATGGTGAAGAAAAGAACGGCTTTCTACCGTTCAAAGAAGTTTCTGAATATTATCTAAAAGACGTACCAAATGGTGAGAATATTGCGCATCTTCTTTCTGAGGGTCAAGAGTTAATAGTTCAAATCGACAAAGAGGAGCGTGGTGATAAAGGTGCTGCTTTAACTACATTTATTACACTTGCTGGCTCATATATGGTTTTACTACCAAACAATGCAGATGGTGGTGGTATTTCACGTCGTGTAGAAGGTGAAGATAGAGAAAGACTGAAAAAGTATTTAAAGGATCTAAATATTCCTAAAAACATGAGCGTAATTGCTAGAACAGCTTGTGTTGAGTGCTCTTTTGAAGAGTTAAAACATGATTTCGACACTCTAGTTGAGTTATGGGATTCAATATTCAAGGCTTACCATAGAATTAAAAAGCCTGCCCTACTTCACAAAGAGAGTGACATAATTGTCAGAACAGTTAGAGATCATCTAAAAGAAGACGTCAAAGAAATTATTGTAGACTCTAAAGAATGCTTTGAAGATGTTAAAAGACAACTAGGTCTACTTAGACAAAGTTTTGATATAAACAAAGTAAAGTTATACAACGAAGAACTACCAATATTTGCTCAATTTGGCATAGACCAACAGATAGAAAATGCTTACAAAAGAAAAATTAGATTACCTTCTGGTGGATCTATAGTAATTGACACAACAGAAGCTTTAGTTGCCATTGATGTTAACTCATCTCGCGCTAACAAAGCTGAAGATGTTGAAACAACAGCTTTTAAAACAAACTTAGAAGCTGCTGAAGAAGTTGCTCGTCAACTTAGAATTAGAGATCTTGGTGGTCTTATTATTGTTGATTTTATTGATATGGCATTCTATCCAAATAGAAAGCAGGTTGAAGAAAAGCTAATGGAAGCGCTTCAACAAGATAGAGCACGCATCCAGATGTCACGTATATCCAAACTTGGACTTGTCGAAATATCTAGACAACGTTTAAGTTCATCAATTAATGAAAGTGTAATGCAAAAGTGCCCTCGTTGTGATGGTCATGGATTCATTAAAACTACTCAAGCTACTGCGCTTACTATTTTACGCAAAATCAGAGCAGAAGCTATCAAAGAAGATACAAATGAGATACGTGTTCAAGTACCAGTTGATATAGCTGCATATATACTAAATGAGAAAAGAGATAGTATCGTTGAAATCGAAAGAATTTCTGAAGTCAAAGTTATGCTAATTCCTAACTTCAACATGGAATCTCCAAAGTTTCAAATGCAAAGAATTTGGGGTACAGGCTACAAATCAAATCGTACTAGCTCTGACTTAATAGAAGATGTATTTAACGTTGAAATCCCTAAAGCAGGAAAAAAGAAAATTGCTGCAGTTGAGCTAACCAAACCAACGTCTAACGATCAAAACTTAGATGCTAAAGAAGACAAGCCTCAAGAAAATAAGATCATTGATGCTAATACTACTCAAGACAATAAAAGAGAAAGTAATACAAAACAAGAATCAAAGAAGAAAGGCTTCTTTAGCAAATTATTAACTAAGCTTACAGGTAGTACTGAAGATATCGCTGCTGAGAATGAGAAACCTCAAAATAAGCAGAACTACAATAAAGACAATGCTCAAAAACCTCAAAAGTCTCAAGATAAAGGACCTCAAAAAGGAAATAATCAGCGTGACGATCGTAAAGGCAATAACAATAATAATGATCGTAACGATAACAAAAATAATAATAAAGGTCAAAAACCTCCAGTCCAAAAGTCTCAAGACAATAGAGAAGAAAGAGATAATGGCCAACGTAACGATCGTAGAAATAATGATAACAGAAATGATCGTAACAAAAATAAATCAGGTAATGATAAATTTGATAAAAAATCAAACAATCGTAACAACAGCAGAAGTAATAATCTAAATCTTAATAATGCTGAAGAGGTTGTAGATATTACTCAGCTTAAATACCAGAATCAAATAGCAGAAAAAACAGATAACATTAAGAAGGTAATATCTAAAAACCCTGAAGAGTTTGTCTCTCTTATGGTTAAAGATGTTTTAGAAAACTATGATAGCTTGAAAGATGATGGAGCTACAAAAGTTGCTACCCAAGAGAAAGCAAAAACTAATAAATACTTAAAATTTGATACTGTTTCAGTAGATAAAGAAATAAATATTCTTAAAGAAGCTGCTAGACAAGCTGAAGAAACTGCAAAACTTGAAAATATAGAAGCAGAAAGCAATAGTACTCATGAAGAAATAAAAGAAACCATTGAAATAGTAGATGAAGCTGTTGTTAAAGAACAACAACCTAAAAAAGCTAAATTAGATAAAGATGATAAAGCATCTAAACAAAATAATGCTAAAAAAGACAAGGCTAAAACTGTTAAAAATAACAAGAAAGAAAAGACAGTAGAAAAGGTAACTAAACAAAATCAACCTGAACTAGAATATATAAGCTATTCTGCTGCTCTTGATTTTGAATCTCAGTCAATAATCTGA
- the recO gene encoding DNA repair protein RecO: MQQLYDFYILHQCKYKENSLLVSIFTREFGKISGLIRVNKKTINLYQPLVKLRGQISLAKKSDGLSKIYNVEFVESFYQNTYINLLSLQYMNELIYLLLNYSHEEEFLFEKYAFILKNINEINYKYLLRMFELELLDSLGQRVYVDCDIDGMLIDESLSYSIFATGFKKNLSTIPNSIAGKNLLKINQSVSSWTTKDLKAISKVTRAYIDYALAGKQLKSRKLLIDYLNLGKK, from the coding sequence ATGCAGCAGTTGTATGACTTTTATATATTGCATCAGTGTAAATATAAAGAAAACTCTCTACTTGTAAGTATATTCACTCGAGAGTTTGGCAAGATTTCGGGGTTAATAAGGGTTAATAAAAAAACAATAAACCTATATCAACCTTTAGTTAAGTTAAGAGGGCAAATTAGTCTTGCCAAAAAATCAGATGGATTATCTAAAATCTATAATGTAGAGTTTGTTGAGTCATTTTATCAAAACACATATATCAATCTATTATCATTGCAGTACATGAATGAGTTGATATATCTGCTGTTGAATTACTCCCATGAAGAAGAATTTTTATTTGAGAAATATGCTTTTATTCTAAAAAATATAAATGAAATTAATTATAAATATTTGTTGAGAATGTTTGAGCTTGAGTTGCTAGATAGTCTTGGGCAGAGAGTTTATGTCGATTGTGATATTGATGGTATGCTTATTGATGAGAGTTTAAGTTATTCGATATTTGCCACGGGTTTTAAAAAAAATCTATCAACTATTCCAAATAGTATTGCTGGGAAAAATCTTTTGAAAATCAATCAATCAGTGAGCTCATGGACAACTAAAGATTTAAAAGCCATTTCTAAAGTTACTCGTGCCTATATTGATTATGCTTTAGCAGGTAAGCAGTTAAAAAGTCGTAAACTTTTAATAGATTATTTGAATTTGGGTAAAAAATAG
- the tilS gene encoding tRNA lysidine(34) synthetase TilS gives MSLDKIRIISQILKHSPSHIIIGYSGGIDSSVLLDITKDLDIPTIAIYVNHNIHPDALEWQLHCQTTCRNANIKFIAHSLSHAPKGESFEAWASKQRMDFFIKIMRQYSSPILLLGHHLDDQAETFLIQAIRGSGLAGLASMPFYKELNHGDVLRPLLDYTKKDIQQFAKQHNINYIYDDSNEDIKYLRNLIRNKIMPILEQINPNISRTLSRSAKICAESSNILQKLLKEKLQKISKDNNLVVSELLTLDNDIQKSLIHHWFKEATNQSLKSKQIKEIHKALNGDIHTGWQLDINQQYQISVEYNQLIIKNNNLIDLSSDNKDIIEWLKKKWNKDFNAEEIIVRERQASDKCGYQGRNKANKLKVLFQELKIPASERSITKVILLNDKIIAVYPFFICN, from the coding sequence ATGTCTCTAGATAAAATCCGAATTATCTCCCAAATTTTAAAACACTCTCCTTCTCACATAATTATCGGTTATAGTGGTGGTATAGACTCTAGTGTTTTGTTAGACATAACAAAAGATTTAGACATCCCAACTATTGCTATTTATGTTAACCATAATATCCATCCTGATGCACTAGAATGGCAATTGCACTGTCAAACAACATGCCGTAATGCAAACATAAAATTCATTGCTCATTCTCTAAGTCATGCACCTAAAGGAGAAAGTTTTGAAGCTTGGGCAAGTAAACAAAGGATGGATTTCTTTATTAAGATCATGCGTCAGTATTCTAGTCCGATTCTTCTACTAGGTCATCATCTAGATGATCAAGCTGAAACATTCCTAATTCAAGCAATAAGAGGATCGGGATTAGCTGGACTAGCGAGTATGCCATTCTATAAAGAATTAAATCATGGGGATGTGCTACGCCCTCTTTTAGACTATACAAAGAAAGATATCCAACAATTTGCAAAACAGCATAATATTAATTATATCTATGATGATAGTAATGAGGATATAAAATATCTCCGAAATCTTATTCGTAATAAAATAATGCCAATATTAGAGCAAATTAATCCAAATATTAGCAGAACTCTTTCTCGAAGTGCTAAGATCTGTGCAGAAAGTAGTAACATATTACAAAAGCTACTTAAGGAAAAATTACAGAAAATTTCTAAAGATAATAATCTAGTTGTCTCTGAGTTACTTACCTTAGATAATGATATACAAAAAAGTTTAATTCATCATTGGTTTAAAGAAGCAACAAATCAAAGTCTAAAAAGTAAGCAAATCAAAGAGATACATAAAGCTCTTAATGGTGATATCCATACTGGCTGGCAGCTTGATATCAATCAACAATATCAAATATCTGTAGAATATAATCAGCTAATAATCAAAAATAATAACCTAATAGATTTAAGCTCAGATAATAAAGATATAATTGAATGGCTCAAAAAGAAATGGAATAAGGACTTTAATGCTGAAGAAATTATAGTCCGAGAAAGACAAGCTTCTGATAAATGCGGATATCAAGGCAGAAACAAAGCAAATAAATTGAAAGTACTATTCCAAGAGCTAAAAATACCAGCATCAGAACGCTCCATAACAAAAGTTATATTACTAAATGATAAAATAATCGCAGTTTATCCTTTCTTTATCTGCAACTAA
- the serA gene encoding phosphoglycerate dehydrogenase: MNQLSLNKKKIPILLLEGIHLNALESFKAAGYENIELLNTALEGQELVDKLKDFKIVGLRSRTQLTKEVLEQSSHLTAIGCFCIGTNQVDLKTAQNLGIPVFNAPFSNTRSVAELVLAEAILLIRNVIDKNAKTHRGEWHKSADNANEVRGKNLGIIGYGHIGMQLGILAESIGLNVIFYDIEEKLPLGNASAVESLETLLKNSDVVSLHVPQLPTTANMISAKELSFMKENSVLINASRGNVVDIDALVEVLKNGKLKGAAIDVFPKEPSAKGEIFESPLRGFDNVFLTPYIGGSTIEAQENIANEVAAKLIKYSDNGSTLNAVNFAELSLPSHTETHRILHIHQNIPGTMNELNKILAAKNINVEGQYLRTLENIGYVVMDIKSTSDEAKDLVDEFKKIKTTIKARFLV, encoded by the coding sequence ATGAATCAATTATCTCTTAACAAAAAGAAAATCCCTATTCTACTTTTAGAAGGTATTCATTTAAATGCTCTTGAATCATTTAAAGCTGCTGGATACGAAAATATTGAACTATTGAATACAGCACTAGAAGGTCAAGAGCTTGTAGATAAGCTTAAAGATTTTAAAATCGTTGGCTTGCGATCACGTACACAGCTTACTAAAGAAGTGCTAGAACAGTCTTCTCATTTGACTGCTATAGGCTGCTTCTGTATTGGCACAAACCAAGTTGATCTTAAAACAGCTCAAAATCTTGGAATACCTGTATTTAACGCTCCATTTTCAAATACTCGTAGTGTTGCTGAACTTGTGTTAGCTGAAGCAATTTTGTTAATACGTAATGTAATTGATAAAAATGCTAAAACTCATCGTGGTGAATGGCATAAATCAGCTGATAATGCTAATGAAGTGAGAGGTAAAAATCTTGGAATTATTGGCTATGGCCATATTGGTATGCAACTTGGTATTTTAGCAGAAAGTATAGGCTTAAATGTCATATTTTACGATATAGAAGAAAAGCTTCCTTTAGGAAATGCTAGTGCTGTAGAAAGTTTAGAGACTCTACTTAAAAATTCTGATGTTGTCTCACTACATGTACCTCAACTACCTACAACTGCAAATATGATTTCTGCTAAAGAGCTTAGCTTCATGAAAGAAAACTCTGTACTAATTAATGCTTCTAGAGGAAATGTTGTTGATATTGATGCTTTAGTTGAAGTTTTGAAAAATGGCAAACTAAAAGGTGCTGCTATAGATGTTTTCCCTAAAGAACCATCTGCTAAAGGAGAAATATTTGAAAGTCCTCTAAGAGGCTTTGATAATGTTTTCTTAACGCCTTATATTGGTGGTAGCACTATTGAAGCGCAGGAGAATATTGCTAATGAAGTCGCTGCTAAACTTATTAAATATTCTGATAATGGTTCTACTCTAAATGCTGTAAACTTCGCAGAATTATCACTACCTAGTCATACAGAGACACATAGAATATTACACATACACCAAAATATACCTGGCACTATGAATGAGCTAAACAAGATATTAGCTGCAAAAAATATTAACGTTGAAGGTCAATATCTTAGAACTCTAGAAAATATTGGTTATGTTGTAATGGATATTAAATCAACTTCTGATGAAGCAAAAGATCTTGTTGATGAATTCAAAAAAATCAAAACAACAATAAAAGCTCGTTTTCTTGTATAA
- a CDS encoding peptide MFS transporter: protein MVEITHRSDKHPKALWYIIAIYMWEYFSFYGMRALLILYLVEHLKFNDTTSYAIAGAYVTLVYLSPIVGGVVADRVLGYKKAVIYGAALISIGHIILGFGGDAKLYLGMAFIVCGYGFFKSNVSCLLGQQYSSHDPKKDSAFTLLYLGGNFGGIFAPMICGLIVHYYGWHYGFGVAGIGMIFGLILFILGSKYIPDIFPEKPLPKYFNGFIVVLSIVVMVVLAYFALEYLFDGYLLAVAACITTLFFIIIFIKTDFSTRKSLVTLLPFYIFGIVFWVFDEQLYTSVEIFIHRNVDTYLFGIDIPASTFTSMNSLSILFGGLILAWIWKRVKSLDDDFGRMIKFSFGFIFQLTCFVLFFIAAKNASLDGTTSALLVIIALAFLGVSELFIDPIALSEITSIEDKKYSGFLAASYMLFTGSVAGFIGAKVADLAAFKGVSENIDLVKQAHLFEGLFTHIMIILGVTILLWFVVAFFIKKLR, encoded by the coding sequence ATGGTAGAAATAACTCATCGGTCAGATAAACACCCTAAAGCATTATGGTATATTATAGCAATATATATGTGGGAATATTTTAGCTTCTATGGTATGAGAGCTCTTTTAATCTTATATTTAGTAGAGCACCTTAAATTTAATGATACAACCTCTTATGCAATTGCTGGGGCATATGTGACCTTAGTATATCTTTCACCGATTGTTGGTGGAGTAGTTGCAGATAGAGTATTGGGGTATAAGAAAGCTGTTATTTATGGAGCGGCACTTATATCTATTGGACATATTATTTTAGGTTTTGGTGGAGATGCTAAACTATATCTAGGAATGGCCTTTATAGTTTGTGGTTATGGTTTTTTCAAGAGTAACGTTTCATGCCTATTGGGGCAGCAGTATAGTTCTCATGATCCTAAAAAAGATTCAGCATTTACATTACTATACTTAGGAGGGAATTTCGGAGGTATATTCGCTCCTATGATATGTGGCTTGATAGTCCATTACTATGGTTGGCACTATGGTTTTGGAGTTGCTGGTATTGGTATGATATTTGGTTTAATTTTATTTATACTAGGTTCTAAATATATTCCAGATATTTTTCCTGAGAAACCTTTACCTAAATATTTTAATGGTTTTATAGTTGTTTTGAGTATAGTTGTTATGGTTGTGCTTGCTTATTTTGCTTTAGAGTATCTTTTTGATGGTTATCTTTTAGCCGTAGCTGCTTGCATAACAACATTATTTTTTATAATTATTTTCATCAAAACAGATTTTTCTACACGTAAATCATTAGTTACTTTATTGCCTTTTTATATTTTTGGCATAGTTTTTTGGGTTTTTGATGAGCAGTTATATACTTCTGTAGAAATATTTATACATAGAAATGTGGATACTTATTTATTCGGGATTGATATACCAGCTAGTACATTCACTTCTATGAACTCTCTGTCAATATTATTTGGAGGTTTAATTCTTGCTTGGATTTGGAAAAGAGTAAAGTCTTTAGATGATGATTTCGGTAGGATGATAAAATTTTCATTTGGATTTATTTTCCAACTGACATGTTTTGTTTTATTCTTTATAGCTGCTAAAAATGCTAGTTTGGATGGTACAACATCAGCATTATTAGTAATTATTGCTTTGGCATTCTTAGGAGTATCTGAATTATTTATAGATCCTATTGCACTTTCTGAGATTACCTCTATTGAAGATAAAAAATATTCAGGTTTTTTAGCAGCATCATATATGCTTTTTACAGGAAGTGTTGCAGGATTTATAGGGGCAAAAGTTGCTGACTTAGCTGCATTTAAAGGAGTAAGTGAAAATATTGATTTAGTTAAGCAGGCCCATTTGTTTGAAGGATTATTTACTCATATTATGATTATCTTAGGCGTGACTATTTTACTATGGTTTGTGGTCGCATTTTTTATAAAAAAACTAAGATAA